One window of Athalia rosae chromosome 4, iyAthRosa1.1, whole genome shotgun sequence genomic DNA carries:
- the LOC105689537 gene encoding gustatory and odorant receptor 22-like — translation MWTRYQEDFISASGRTINFDYRLKFIVIQSFGITMAVVTPIAQTVLLGTFTIEETVGFYHQLTLYTVFAVWWSLQCNAFACAVRSLRENMKRELAANPMRVDIKSYRKLWIAVYAMMEKFSSSVYYLYGIYNAANYLCLFVSGYCAVSLFLTMQSPHHTVLTPKFLGFIVCILYFGIHYYGFINSADRMIEEFTHALRNDLLELQPYKLSKDNAREVLLFIDTIYVKKVELVVGGNFTIERRTLSDFISSMAMWWLVLLQIKIALPQNDDD, via the exons ATGTGGACTCGATATCAG GAAGACTTCATATCCGCAAGCGGAAGAACGATAAACTTTGATTACAGGCTTAAATTTATCGTTATTCAGAGTTTTGGTATAACGATGGCGGTTGTAACACCGATTGCTCAAACGGTTTTGTTGGGAACATTCACGATCGAGGAAACCGTCGGTTTTTACCACCAACTCACGCTGTACACCGTTTTTGCCGTGTGGTGGTCTCTTCAGTGTAACGCATTTGCATGCGCGGTGAGAAGCTTGCGAGAAAACATGAAAAGG GAACTCGCGGCCAATCCGATGAGAGTCGACATCAAAAGTTACCGAAAATTATGGATCGCTGTCTACGCGATgatggagaaattttcatcttcagTCTACTACCTGTACGGTATTTACAACGCCGCCAACTACCTCTGCCTCTTCGTATCCGGCTATTGCGCGGTTTCCCTATTTCTGACTATGCAGAGTCCCCATCACACCGTACTGActccaaaatttctcggaTTCATCGTGTGCATCCTATACTTCGGTATACATTACTACGGATTTATCAATTCGGCTGACCGTATGATCGAGGAATTTACGCACGCCCTGAGAAACGATCTCCTCGAACTCCAGCCATACAAATTATCGAAAGACAACGCTAGGGAG GTACTTTTATTCATCGATACCATATACGTGAAGAAGGTTGAACTGGTTGTCGGGGGAAATTTCACGATCGAAAGAAGAACACTGAGCGAC TTCATCTCGTCGATGGCTATGTGGTGGCTTGTTTTACTGCAGATCAAGATCGCGTTGCCTCAAAACGACGATGATTGA
- the LOC105689554 gene encoding dolichyl-diphosphooligosaccharide--protein glycosyltransferase subunit 4 gives MITDVQLAVFSNILGVTLFFLVILFHYINANYSK, from the coding sequence ATGATCACCGACGTCCAGTTGGCTGTTTTTTCGAACATCCTTGGGGTTACCTTGTTCTTTCTAGTAATATTATTCCATTACATAAACGCTAATTACTCGAAATAA